The genomic DNA ctgttgggcatttctccacagtgctgacatttcctctcatcttccggaacctgtaagcctattttccATGTGCTTGTTACTGATCATCTATACTCTCCTTATCTTTAACTTTTTACTTGAGTTTTGATGTGTGAATCTTAATTCCTATGGTCCAACTCTCACGGGTgcttgccttttttttttttttttaatgtgaagTTTAGAGGTACAGTATATGTAAATGTAGTTGTGGTTAGGTATTGCCACTCGCCAAAAGTTTCAACATTTTACAAATACAGTTGCTCAATACATACTACTGTATTAGTTTATTGATAAACTGGCATCATAAACAAGACCTTAATTATTTAGAGGTTTCAGATATTCATTTTTGAAATCATGTTACAGGAAAGAGACGTCATGTAGGAGGATATATTCAGTGTCCCAAATGTAGCACACCTCGGATTGCTGGTTTCTGTAAATCTCGACTTTTGGGATGTCCACGGAATGCACGTAATATGAAAACCCTCCtcaaaaaagaaagaaagaatccTCGCAAGCTGACCTGTACAGAAAAGATGAAACTATCATGCTTCCACTCAAGACAAAATATAATAGAAGTATCCTGTTTAATATGTAAGTATAAAATGAGAGAGTTATGCTCTGTTCCTGTAAAAGAAAAGCCCATAGTTGAAGTGAAGTCTGAGGTAATaaggaagaaaaagaagaagaaaaagttTAAAGAAGTAAATGCTGGACTGCATCTCTCATCCTCAGAGGTTCAGAGTAAGGCATCCAAGGTTCCTGAAGCTGCACCTGCTGCTAGCAAGCTTTCATCAACATTGCCCACTCAGGAAGAGGCCTTGAAAATAGTTTCATCAGTTGGCAACTTGAGACTTAAGAATAAAAAACTCCATGGTAAATTtgtaaaaaataattttgatcAAAGCAAAAGCTCAGATTTATCTAGCACTGATCAGAAAATCTTATCAGAGAGAGTAAAGAAGAGCATTGCCAAGTCATCACAAACGAGTCTCTCAAGTTCTGCAGCAGATTTTAAATCAAATTTTATGATAGGATCGAGGCCACGCTCCAGACCAGGCTCTTGGTGGGAAAAGTC from Procambarus clarkii isolate CNS0578487 chromosome 32, FALCON_Pclarkii_2.0, whole genome shotgun sequence includes the following:
- the LOC123759298 gene encoding uncharacterized protein, with the protein product MRTEDMEDAGSCSELLRNIADEWATEAATVQFAWDVIGQAGNVSLDVARHILASYRAKCSGKRRHVGGYIQCPKCSTPRIAGFCKSRLLGCPRNARNMKTLLKKERKNPRKLTCTEKMKLSCFHSRQNIIEVSCLICKYKMRELCSVPVKEKPIVEVKSEVIRKKKKKKKFKEVNAGLHLSSSEVQSKASKVPEAAPAASKLSSTLPTQEEALKIVSSVGNLRLKNKKLHGKFVKNNFDQSKSSDLSSTDQKILSERVKKSIAKSSQTSLSSSAADFKSNFMIGSRPRSRPGSWWEKSNIKEEREKQKKLCGLKNAVLKDMHKHNSDDKKSSLGDFLASLI